In Mustela lutreola isolate mMusLut2 chromosome 4, mMusLut2.pri, whole genome shotgun sequence, the genomic stretch ccaggctactgaatgttttgctactgattgggtaaggtgacctggcattagatggccagctccaaacggaacccactggatatgtggaaccaacctgtggccctggcttcctccagggtggataggtcgctgtactttaggatttgcctggatccatgggcgcattactaaaaccattacaattCCAGCTAATCTCtccaatttaaaacaaagatggaagcgatctgtttttaaatggtatgattacttagcatccatttttgttccatctgcgggactaaaggatgtcatgtggcatgtagaagcccttaataaatatactacaaaggcactcaatgattcactaaatagcatctccctgcttaataccgaagtgtcacagatacgcaaggcagtcctacaaaataggatggccttagatgtcctgacagcagcccagggtggcacatgtgcaatcatcaaaacagaatgttgcgtgtacatcccagactatcgcaaaaatgtcacaggaataataaaggatatgaacacccagattaaggccctacaagatccctctctctcttttagtgattggttaagttcctggtttgaaggaggactatggccgaatctccttttcgggcttcttattcttatcacctcattaaccttaatatgttgctttgttcaatgtttctctacttggtgccgagactccattgctgcaatgactacaCCACAGCAGACAATCCTTGTCGCgcgcgaggacgcctcttcactgtcagcgctggattcagctgcctccacctttcataactcccctatacgttcctaccctgatcaatattgacccgagcaggtagggacagctctacgcccctattcagcacgaagaagttatagaagatgagaccttccaccttcaacccccttaaagatttcaGGGTCAAGATTGTTCAGGGGGGGTCTGACCGACCTTCAGCCGGGCCGGTACCACCATGTTCTCTCGGGCGGGCGTCGCTGTGCTCTCGGGCTGGGCAGTGCAGCCGCAATGGATCCAAGTTCGAAATATGGCAACTTTAAAAGATATTACCAGACGACTAAAGTCGATCAAAAACATCCAGAAAATCACCAAGTCTATGAAAATGGTAGCAGCAGCAAAATATGCCCGAGCTGAGAGGGAGCTGAAACCAGCTCGAGTGTACGGGATAGGATCTTTGGCTCTGTATGAAAAAGCTGATATTAAGGTGCCTGAAGACAAGAAGAAGCACCTGCTTATCGGTGTGTCCTCAGATAGAGGGCTCTGTGGTGCTATTCATTCCTCGGTTGCTAAACAGATGAAAAATGAGGTGGCCACGCTCACAGCAGCCGGGAAGGAAGTCATGCTTGTTGGAATTGGTGATAAAATCAGGGGTATACTTCATAGGACTCACTCGGACCAGTTTCTGGTGTCCTTCAAAGAAGTGGGAAGAAAACCTCCTACTTTTGGAGATGCATCCGTCATTGCCCTTGAACTGCTAAATTCTGGATATGAATTTGACGAAGGGTCTATCATCTTTAATCGGTTCAGGTCTGTCATCTCgtacaagacagaagaaaaacctATCTTTTCCCTTGAAACCGTTGCAAGTGCTGAGAGCATGAGCATCTATGATGATGTCGATGCTGACGTGCTGCAGAATTACCAAGAATACAATTTGGCCAACATCATCTACTATTCGCTAAAGGAGTCCACCACGAGTGAGCAAAGTGCCAGGATGACGGCTATGGACAACGCCAGCAAGAATGCTTCCGAGATGATTGACAAACTGACTTTGACGTTCAATCGCACCCGCCAGGCTGTCATCACGAAGGAGTTGATTGAAATCATCTCTGGTGCAGCAGCTCTGGATTAATGAAAACCAAGTTTCATCCTCAGACAAGAGGTAAAGAAGAATAATTCAGccagctgattttatttttagcttacTGCTGTCCTTGTCAGAAGAAATTGTTGGTCCATTGTTTAACCAATAACGACAGCAAGATGTTTGTAAATTATCTTACAATAAACaatttaccataaaaaaaaaaaaaaaaagattgttcagggggaaataaaggagcaggaggctggctgaggagaaagcaaaagctgGCCCCTTGCACCCCACTTAGTGCAAGAACAGGACGaatggatataagattctatccatgataaagaaaaaggggggaatgaaagacccctcccctagaagatagataggataactaaccgcttgtttccttttctgtgaaccgctggcttttaggcgtaaattaggttattaattgctcttttgcccttctgtaaccacttggcttatagaaataatagagacgccatgatggcattcctaccttcccccttcttgttcccctttcccgcctctctcctccctcccgcgcgcgggccctcagaaccaatcagcttgttcccccttcccgcctctctcttcccgcgcgtgggtccttagagccaatcagcaaactccacgtatgcctttttcaaaagttctaactgtcaaccaatcagttgcaccccacccaaaacttgtttgtacctgtttaTAAAAACCCGGCGCCAccacagccgggtgtgctcagctagcaggagctgctgaccacccgcaggcgcctgcgtaacaataaagaacctcttgctgattgcaaaaaaaaaaaaaaaaaaaaaaaaacaacaatcataTTCCAATAttactgtttgtttcctatgttgtAAACCTAACTTTTTCCACTGAACTAGTTGACTACATTACAAACTTGGTgtgaaatatttcagattttgtttttctttttgagtgaAAAAGCACCCATAAAGTTAGAAGacgccttaaaaaaaaaaaaaaaaaagtcaccaaaacATTCTTAGAGAATCACATCTGTCCAAGTTCCAGGAAAGTAACACATAAATACAGGACAAAAAGATGCATCAATATCAACATCAGAAAGGCatgagaagggcgcctgggtgacttaatgggttaaagccttcaccccgctcaggtcatgatcccagagtcctgggatccacccccaccttgcattgggctctctgctcagcagggagcctgcttcccccccacctctctctgcctgcctctctgcctaattgtgatctctgtcactcaagtaaataaataaaaatctttaaaaaaaaaaaaaaagaaaaagaaaaagaaaggtatgGGAAAAGTGTGTGTTCTTCCCAGGTCTGATTTTGAACTGGAACATCTGAGGATTGCTTTGAGAgactccctttcccttttcctcctccatGTGTACTGCCTAGCACACCAGTGTGCCCTTGGGTTTTTGtactccatttctttcctctagGATACCCTTTGCCAGAATTGTTACTGTTGTTTGTAATAAACATCCAGAAGTGTTGGGCTGTGCTTTACCATTTCAAAGGATTTTCAGGTCAATGCTTTccctgtgattaaaaaaaaatacaaacttaatTTTACTATGGAGTTTAATGAACCTGTGATAAATATGAAAAACTCTCTGTTTGAATTTAACCTAGGACCTGGATTCTTCATGTTAAGAAATGACTGAGACATTAGGTCAGCCTTTCTATGGAAAAGAAGTTATGCATAGTTGAAAAAATAGactggaggaaaaaataattattttgtgccCCTTTTGTCCTAGCTACTATATATACATCACCTTATTTAGCACTTATATAAACTCTCAAGGTAAGTTACTGTCAtctctattttgcagatgagtaaGCAGATATTAAAGAGAACAAGTATTATGATTTATATCTAGGCTACAGATGAGGAGTTCAGGATCGAACTCAGGTAAGCCTGCTTCCAAAGTCCCTGCTCCTTTCACAAAAACATCTGCTTCACCACTTGTAATAATATTGATGTCTAttaataaacagacaaaaatatgATAAATCTTTGCAGGCAATTTTTTACTAACTATTTGTCTCCATTCATGGGAAACAGGATGGCATAATGGAGGATAAGAACACAATTTTGGATGTCAGGAGGCATAGATTCCAATCTTGACTCTAATAGTGATTAATTACTTTACCTATAATACCTATTAGAGTATCAAACTAAAGTAGCCTCCATGAGGTTCTGTTTTCTCAtgggtaaaatgggaataataacagcaTCTAGATCATAAGGTTACGTTATAAATAAGATAATGAAAATTAAGTCTTCAACAGTGCATTACATATAGTAAGAGTGCAACAACATTACTATAACAACAGTATCTTTTGTGAACTTCAacacatataaaaaaatgaaaataatctgcttattagtagcaaaaaaaaaaaagagtaaattctGATTTATCACTGTGCTAGGTCTAGAAAGTTTAACTGTGATGGGCTGGGACTTGTCAATAAAGGCATTAtcatcatttaaaaacataagtaatccttaaaaaataaaacaaggtgaaatcgagagggagacaaaccctaagagactcttaattgtaGAAAACAAaacgagggttgctggaggggagggaggtagagggatgcggtaactgggtgatgggcattaaggagggcacgtgatgtaatgagtactgggtgttagagaagactgatgagtcactgacctccACCTGAGAaccaataacacattatatgataattaactgaatttaaataaaaaaataaaaatatgtttaggggcacctgagtagctcagtgggttgagcttcaaactcttggtttcagctcaggtcatgatctaagggtggCAGGAGTAAGCCCCAAGCTCCAAGCCCCAACATGGAGCCCTGCCTTGGTCACACTGGCACAAAGTCTGTATGCCCCTTCCCCTGTTTACACTGTcttgcacatgtgctctctctctctctcaaataaataactaaaaaattaaaaaaaaaatgaaaaacaaaaacaaaaaaataacccaCAAGTAGTCCTTAAATTGGGAATAAAAGTGTCAGTACAAGCACAACTGCATTTGCTTTTCATTAACGGACTTTAGACTGACCAAGAAACTAAAGACTTGAAATGCCCCAGTACTCAATTCTTTGCTTAAATATTCCTCTTCATCTAGTAAGGTTTACAAACCATGGGTATCAATGGTGAAATCTTCCTTAATGAAACCCAGGAGCTTACATAAGCCTGAAATTATCTGGTATAGAGCTTTCAGCAAACTAGAGGTGCAGAAGGAACACCTACCTACAACATAACAGCGCCAACAATGAACTCTAAGTAAATAACTTGTGGCTGTGGGGAACAAAGGGATTCATTCGTCCAGTTGAGCATTTTATTTCAGCTCAACGGCGATACAATTTCAAACTGGTGTCACTGGCTAAGGTTGAGTTTATAGGTTGTCATGACCACAATTCCAAGGGCTGAGAGTTTTCTCAGCATCTCATGGTATCACAGCAGGGGTAATTTTCttgtcattaattttaatttctttctctttctttggcctACTGTGCTTAGTGACCTACAGAATTTATCACCCTCTTAACCTTATTTAGGTCATGAAATGGAACAGGGAGAGACATCATACTGCATTTAGTCTGTCTGTAGAAAAGGAAGATTTCCAAATCTTTGGAAGGGATAAAAGTCTAGGGTATCTGATTTAGTTCCATAATGAAAATCTATCATTTTACCTCTAAGATTAActgtttaagaaaaatttattttatgtgaatgtttactttccctcccttccatgtGAATACAAGTCTAGTGGGAATATTTTTAATAGtgtaataaagtatttttgaattttatcagatatgtcttacATAATAATTCATGTCTAACTTACATTTGTCATTCATCTGTAGAACTTGTGACTTCGAGAAGCCATTACTGTGTCTTAATTTGTTCTCATGAGGGACAATACTTAAAAATGAACTGGACTAggtttcaataaaattttatttatgggctCTGATATCTGAATATCATATAATTTCTATGattcataaaatattctttagttttttccaagcatttaaaaatgaaaaaacttctTAGCTCATCTATCATACAAAAACAGTGGCGGGCTGGATTTGGCACATGGGCTGCTATAATGTGTTTACTTCTGCACCAGGTGATTGAATTGAAAGAACAGATACACCATGCTCTTGATTTATAGAAACAAAGTACACATCTATGAATATTTATCTTACTTGTGTAAAGATAACCTGGTCATTCACTGTAAAGAGCATTCCCAAACTCTTCCACTAAAACAGTGCACTAGCCTAAGGCCTTCTTGACAAAGTAATCTTTAATCCTTTGGCAAATAGACCTAAATcaactgtttttaaaagactttttattatttattcatttatttgacagagagagagagacagtgagagagggaatacaagcagggggagagggagaagcaaggggagtggaagacggagaagcaggcttccccctgagctcAATCctggcaccctgggatcatgacctgagccaaaggtagactcttaacaactgagtcatctaggcacccctaaatcaaTTTTTTTGTTAAGTTACATAGATCTTATCTGATAGGAAAGAATCTATATTCGTGGGTCTGTATTCTTTAGGGATACCAATgcataatttattttgattacaAAGACAAATTCAAATTCTTGTATCATTAATAAGATCAAATGCATTCATTAGTCTAAATAGTACTATTATGTCTATGTGTCAGATAACTATAAAAATAGATTTGCTTAATAGCAGAAAACAAGTATGTTGCAGGACAAGTGAATGTTTATTAAAGGTTACCTCCTTTAACTTTTGAGGTGTCAAGGAAGCTCGCTTTTGTAAATAaccaaatgatttttataaaatcagtaaCAGTGCCAATAACATATGAGTAGAACCCTAACCTCATTTTTTAGTCTCTTTGGGCCTCAGTATCTTCaaggattaaaaaacaacaatgtcttgtggtgcctaggtggctcagtcaagcgtCTGATTTCCGctcagggcctgatctcagggtcctggaatcaagccccaggtcaggctctgcactcactggggaacctgcttgtccctctggccctccccctgctcctgttctcattctgtctcttgcaaacaaagaaataaaatcttcaaagaaacccaacagtatctttttttttttgttttgtatacatattaaaattttttttaattttaattttattttttatcaacatataatgtattattagccctagaggtataggtctgtgaatctccaggtttacacatttcacagcacttaccatagcacataccctccccaatgtccataacccaaccaccctctccctacccgccccccccccccaaccttcagtttgttttgtaggattaagattaagattaagattatggtttttctccctccggatcccatcttgtttcatcttccAACAATATCTTTTCATGGTTTTATATAAGTTCTTTGTAAACAGTGACTtgctataaaaatacaaaaaaattattgCTTAAAATACCTATTTCCAAGTTCAAAAATTATGagtatatatatgtctatatggataatttttaagtaaaaatattattgaatttattaaaaatttggaaTTAGGTATTGGAAATAGGAATTTAtttgagtgtgtgtttgtgggtaTAGAACACAAGatagatgtgtatatatttgaaagaagcttaaatttacattttaaacagtaaaaattacagtttttagTGAGTTTGTTTATAAGTCTTTTAAACCTGCATCCTTCCCCAGAAAAGATATATAAAGTTGTGCTGGAGAATATGACCCAGTTTTTCAAATTAGCATTCATGAAGTTTGGTGGTTGAGTCTTAGAAGAACATATTGAAAATGTAACTCTAATTGTTTACAACCCCTTCTACTCCTATGTTTTTTAATATCACCATTTAGAAAGCCCTGAGGATGCATTTATGTGAATAAAGAGAACCTATAATCAcatggttaggtgactgccttttCTTTGCTCTAAAGATTTACTGTCACAAAAACAAGTTTATATTTTGTGgctgatttaaattttaaaattaatgaatgttcagtttttaaaagtggaaaaagtggaagatataaagaagacaaaaattcaCACATTGTCCcacttttccaaataaaatcacactTAATATTTTGGTGAATTTTAGATCCATTTACGTTTAAACTAGAGaattaaaatttacataacatTTGCATGCTGATGCTTTTAACTTAATATTATGCCATAATCCTTTTTCCAATGTTGTCATACAGAATGCAAAAAGCATCACTGTAGCAGTCAGGGCTTGAtcagaagataaaataagaagGCATTTTATTATAAGGATTTGATCTTATGCAACTGAGAAGGCAGGACAGATGGTCTATGTGAAGCTCTCCTTTGGTGCAAAAGCCTGAAGCTAGCAGGGCAGGCCATTGAGAAAGAAGGAGAGCCATAAAGTAGAGGAGGAGCAGAATTCTCTAGGAACCTATCTGGCTGAGCTGGGACTGAGAGACTGGGTTGGAACTAAGACTGGTTTCACACAGCCCCCAAACCTCCAGCTTGAAGATGGAGAGAACCTCCAAAGAGAAGCAGGCATCCACCATCAATAGCAAAACACACACCTGGCCCTGGGGCTGGAGATGTTGCTGAAGGAGCAGCACGGGGAGCTGGAGGAGCTGTGGCTGGCTCCAGACCTCAAGCAGGAGCTGCCATACGATGGGGTCCTCCACACAGCCCTTCCCCATGAGGAAAGAACAAGGATGCCATGACTTTACTTCACTTTCCAAATCTCACACAAAAGGGCCCACTCTGGCATGCCTAACTCCGAACTGTGCAGAAAATGGAAATATGTACCCTGCTCAGGTGAACACAGTACAAATCTACcataatcattttcattttaacgCCTGTACAATGGCTCATGAAGCAGGCATACTATCGTTAGTACCATAATGTGCAATGATCGAATATTGGGAACATTGAGATGCCTAAtagaatttatatatactttattattgTGCACACTGTCTCAAGGGATCATGTGGTTGGCACTTGTTAGCTGTCAAAATTTACTGATTCTTCTGCTGTGTAACGGACCTAATACTTGCTTTCAGGTTTCAGCTTAAGTGTGAAAGTCATGAAGTCTTTCCTGATTTTATAAAACGTGTTTGTGGTTCCCCACGGTGATCTCATAATGCTCTACATTAGCTGTACTGCAGAGTCCTTACATAAGCACCCATGTCTTTCACTAGATTCTTAATTACTTGAGGGCAGAGTATCTCACTTACTATTGGATCTCCAGTTTGTAGAAGTAGGTAAGCAATCAGTGCTTttgaattcacaaaataaaattgttagcTAAACCAAgaagatacattctttttttctgtttgttttccttattttaaaatatgctttgttttcttcagaaagaTGGAATGAAGACTAGCTTTCCTCTGGCCTCATTTCACCACCAAATAATAATGTTTTTAGGTTTTCTGTTTTGGGTCAATGGTTATTCTTTTTAGctctaattaaatttaattaaaaacttttaaaaattggatcatagttgatacacaatgttacatagtatatatacacatatgtatatagtGATATGACAACCctctatgttatgctatgctctcCACAAgtgcagctaccatctgtcaccatacaacgctattacaataccattgaatAAATTCCCTATGATGTACTTTTCATTCCTATGACATGGACCAACTATTATAAAAGTTAATAAGCTgaatagagactccagaaatggtccctcaactctgtggtcaactaaccttcaacaaagcaggaaagaacatccagtgggaaaaaaaaaaccactcttttcaataaatggtgctgggaaaactggacaaccacatgcaaaagaatgaaactagaccattctcttacacaatacacaaagataaactcaaaatggatgaaagacctcaattgtgagataggaatccatcaaaatcctagagaagaatataggcagtaacctctcaaatattggccacagcaacttctttcaagacacatctttaaaggcaggggaaacaaaagcaaaaataaacttttggaacatcatcaagataaaaaggtttttgcacaggaaaggaaacagtcaacaaaactaagaggcaatccacagaatgggggaagatgtttgcaaatgacatttcagataaatggctggtattcaagatctataaagaacttgtcaaactcaacatgcaaaaacccaaataatccagttaagaaatgggcagaagaaatgaacagacacttctccaaaaaagacatacaaatggctaacagacacatgaaaaaatgttcaacatcactagccatcagggaaatatgaatcaaaaccacaatgagataccattttataccagttagaatggcaaaaattaacacgacaggaaacaacaagtgttggtgaggatgtggagaaaggggaaccctcttacactgttggtgggaatgcaagctggtacaaccactctggaaaacaggttggaggttcctcaagacattaaaaatagagctaccctatgaaccagcaactgcactactaggtatttaaacCAAAGATACGGATGTCAGATGGGGttaaaagaaggggcacatgcacccctaatgttcatagtagcaatgtccacaatagccaaactgtggaaggagccaagatgccctttaacagacaaatggataaagaagatgtggctcttatatacgatggaatattacttggtgatcagaaaggatgaatacccaccatttgcactgatatggttggaactggaggggattatgctaagtgaaataagtcaagcagagaaagacaattatcatatggtttccattcatctgtggaacataaggaatagcatggaggatgataggggaagggagggaaaatggagtGGGAAGAAAtccgagagggagacaaactttgagagactctggactccgggaaaTAAACAGAGGTTACAGAGGGGAGgatggtggagggatggggtagctgggtgaggggtattagggagggcacatattgtgatgagcactaggtgttatacacaactaatgaatcgctgaagactacatcaaaaactaatgatgtactatatgctggctaactaaacatgatttaaaaaaaagttaataagcagtagcttaaaaaaagaagcaatagcTATGTACTGTGCTTCTGCTAAATATATTGTGAAGAAACTAGTTAATTCATTGCTATTCTTTTGGCAAATATTCATATGAACGAAATACTAATCTGACATTCATGCCATTGTCTCTGATTCATCTATTATTCAGAGTGCTTTTACAAATAATATCTTCAACTTAAAGATGAGAGACTTTAAATAAAAGACAAGGACAGGAAAATGTACTGcctgaggtttttcttttttttttttttttttcattttatttcttttcagttttctgttaCTACTGTCAGTATATTTAAAAGGTTTCACTTTTGCACTTTTCTAAACATAATCAATTATTGAGCCCGATTTATGTCAGTGAGCTGGGGGTGCTAAAATGATAGTAAGCTTGTCTCCAAATTTATGAGATGGCTATATCTATTACAACACTTTCTAGGATACTTTCTTTTTTGCatattttggctttattttccaCCCAAATTACTAAGTTCTAAAGTAGTTAGTTATTAAGCAGCTAtcacattttccaaaaattttgtTACCAATAACTCATACTTTTCATCATTTGATAATATCTTTGAGTTTGATGAAGTCAGCTTTTAAGACTGTGATCAGAACTGATTCAGTATCATATTTTCCTCACCTCTTTGCCCCTGGTACTCACTGCTTTTATGACATCAATTTTGTTACTTTCCAGATAAAAGTGAGCTAATgcagtatttctttttcagtgtatggcttatttcacctagcacaaTGTTCTCTAGGTGCAGACATGTTGTGGcaaaaggcaggatttccttccctttttttttttttttaaattttttattttatttatttgtcatagagagagaagcgagagcaagcacaggcagacagagtggcaggcagaggcagagggagaagcaggctccctgccaagcaaggagcccgatgtgggactccatcccaggacgctgggatcatgacctgagccgaaggcagctgcttaaccaactgagccacccaggcgtcccttccttcccttttttaaggcagaataatattacactgtatacaTATACCATATCCTTTTGTCCTTTTATCTGTCAAtagttaggttgtttccatgtcttggctattgagAAAAGGCTGCAACA encodes the following:
- the LOC131829706 gene encoding ATP synthase subunit gamma, mitochondrial, yielding MFSRAGVAVLSGWAVQPQWIQVRNMATLKDITRRLKSIKNIQKITKSMKMVAAAKYARAERELKPARVYGIGSLALYEKADIKVPEDKKKHLLIGVSSDRGLCGAIHSSVAKQMKNEVATLTAAGKEVMLVGIGDKIRGILHRTHSDQFLVSFKEVGRKPPTFGDASVIALELLNSGYEFDEGSIIFNRFRSVISYKTEEKPIFSLETVASAESMSIYDDVDADVLQNYQEYNLANIIYYSLKESTTSEQSARMTAMDNASKNASEMIDKLTLTFNRTRQAVITKELIEIISGAAALD